The Staphylothermus marinus F1 genome has a segment encoding these proteins:
- a CDS encoding valine--tRNA ligase, which produces MSEQRFKPLIEEKRWNIKWEKDLYKKWEEMGLFKFTFREDDPREIIAIDTPPPYASGKWHVGGAAHYAQIDMIARYFRMKGYNVLVPFYADRNGLPVEVQVEKTYGINPHEISKTPEGREEFLRLCRKFLDKAEEDIVKIWRMLGCSFDYWRNGTDSEEYRKITQATFIELYKKGLIYEAERPVNWCPRCKTTLADAELEHKEAEGYLYYIKFKVKETGEEVIVATTRPEMLRACKALVFHPEDDRYKHLNGLHAINPLYGHEMIITTYPEVDPEFGTGLVMVCSYGDQTDVKMFRDLGLKPTIIIDKDGRLTQVAGPLSGLKVEEARRKAAEILEEKGLLVKKEKIKHSVPVCWRCKTPIQIIHTKEWFLKQLDFKDEIRKIAKTIEFKPEMHRKKLLDWIDSVSSDWPISRDRYYATEVPVWRCRKCGSVLLPEPGKYYRPWKDEPPWDKCPVCGAPKEYLEGEKKVFDTWFDSSISVLYVTGYKRNDKLFRKAFKYTLRPQGQDIIRTWLYYSLLRVYQLTGKPAFKWVRITGMGLDEKGEAMHKSKGNVIDPEPYIEKYGADAFRYWAAASAKLGYDYRFSEQVIRTGFLFATKLWNIARFISMFQKPEKKPMLRPLDEATIAYFNNMLKEIDEAYSNLDVFEPITSIYQFIWNYFASHYIELVKSRAYNRENKYSREEQEAAWYTLHYILNRTLRALAPIMPFVTDALYTRLYGKTVHLEKFPEPEKEWLNKDYQLALLVQKINSAIWSYKKKNNIKFKEKLTKKIYLPIEAEKALKEIVDLHKLVNIEFHSGSPPANAEKIGEEVYIEK; this is translated from the coding sequence TTGAGTGAACAACGTTTTAAGCCGTTGATCGAGGAGAAGAGATGGAATATTAAATGGGAAAAAGATCTTTATAAGAAATGGGAGGAAATGGGTCTTTTCAAGTTTACGTTTAGAGAAGATGATCCTAGAGAAATAATTGCTATAGACACTCCACCCCCATATGCCAGTGGTAAATGGCATGTTGGAGGAGCTGCTCATTATGCCCAGATAGATATGATTGCTAGGTATTTCCGTATGAAGGGATACAATGTCTTAGTCCCCTTCTACGCTGACCGAAATGGTTTACCAGTAGAAGTTCAAGTTGAAAAAACATATGGTATTAATCCACATGAAATCTCAAAAACTCCTGAGGGTAGAGAAGAGTTTCTAAGACTTTGCAGAAAATTCTTGGATAAAGCCGAAGAAGACATAGTGAAGATCTGGAGGATGCTTGGATGCAGTTTTGATTATTGGAGAAACGGTACAGACAGCGAAGAATATAGGAAGATTACCCAAGCCACATTCATAGAACTCTACAAGAAAGGATTAATCTATGAAGCAGAAAGACCTGTTAACTGGTGTCCTAGATGTAAGACAACACTAGCTGATGCAGAGCTGGAGCACAAGGAGGCGGAGGGATACTTATACTATATCAAGTTCAAAGTAAAAGAGACCGGGGAAGAAGTAATAGTAGCAACTACTAGACCTGAAATGCTGAGAGCTTGTAAAGCACTAGTTTTTCATCCAGAAGATGATAGGTATAAGCATTTAAACGGGCTACATGCGATTAATCCACTATACGGGCACGAAATGATCATCACGACATATCCAGAAGTAGATCCCGAATTCGGCACAGGACTTGTAATGGTTTGTAGCTATGGTGACCAAACAGATGTTAAAATGTTTAGAGACCTCGGATTAAAACCCACTATAATAATCGATAAGGATGGAAGACTAACACAGGTAGCAGGACCTTTAAGCGGATTAAAAGTTGAAGAAGCTAGGAGAAAAGCAGCCGAGATCCTAGAGGAGAAAGGTCTTCTAGTTAAGAAAGAGAAGATCAAGCACAGTGTTCCAGTGTGTTGGAGATGCAAGACACCTATACAAATAATACATACTAAGGAATGGTTTTTGAAACAACTAGATTTCAAGGATGAAATTAGGAAAATTGCTAAAACTATAGAGTTCAAACCCGAAATGCACCGTAAAAAACTACTAGACTGGATAGATAGTGTATCATCCGACTGGCCTATAAGTCGAGACAGATACTATGCAACCGAAGTCCCAGTATGGAGATGCAGAAAGTGTGGCTCAGTACTACTCCCCGAACCAGGCAAATATTATAGGCCATGGAAAGACGAGCCTCCATGGGATAAATGCCCTGTTTGTGGAGCTCCGAAAGAATACTTGGAGGGGGAAAAGAAGGTTTTCGATACATGGTTTGATAGCAGTATATCAGTATTATATGTTACCGGGTATAAGAGAAACGATAAATTGTTTAGAAAAGCATTCAAATATACTCTAAGACCTCAGGGACAAGACATTATACGTACATGGCTCTACTATAGCTTACTAAGAGTATACCAGTTAACAGGTAAACCAGCGTTTAAATGGGTAAGAATAACTGGTATGGGATTAGATGAGAAAGGAGAAGCAATGCATAAATCTAAAGGTAACGTAATAGATCCAGAACCATACATAGAGAAATATGGAGCCGACGCCTTCAGATACTGGGCTGCTGCTTCTGCTAAGCTAGGATACGATTATAGATTCTCAGAACAAGTCATTAGAACAGGATTCTTATTCGCTACAAAACTATGGAACATTGCACGTTTCATATCAATGTTTCAAAAACCTGAAAAGAAACCTATGCTGAGACCATTAGATGAAGCTACAATAGCTTATTTCAATAATATGTTGAAAGAAATAGATGAAGCTTATAGTAACCTAGACGTTTTCGAACCAATAACAAGTATTTACCAGTTCATCTGGAACTATTTCGCATCACACTATATAGAACTAGTAAAGTCTAGAGCCTACAATAGAGAAAACAAGTATAGCCGAGAAGAACAAGAAGCTGCATGGTATACATTACACTATATTCTGAACAGGACTCTGAGAGCACTAGCACCAATAATGCCCTTCGTAACAGATGCTCTGTATACGAGGCTTTATGGTAAAACTGTTCATTTAGAAAAATTCCCTGAACCAGAAAAAGAATGGCTGAATAAAGACTATCAACTAGCACTACTCGTGCAAAAGATTAACTCAGCAATTTGGAGCTATAAGAAGAAAAACAATATAAAATTCAAAGAAAAACTAACAAAGAAAATATACTTACCCATAGAAGCTGAGAAAGCTTTGAAAGAAATCGTTGACTTACACAAGCTGGTGAACATAGAATTCCATAGTGGATCCCCTCCTGCAAACGCTGA
- a CDS encoding glycerate kinase type-2 family protein, which yields MDKEFYREIVNVAIKVSDPEKILPLHIRRDNNCLYIDSRRICLENGKIYVVGAGKASGKMALAIERILGNLIEKGVIAIPYYMSDLYKLEKIQLVEAGHPIPNEGSIKAAEKILDIAGKAGENDVLISLISGGGSALMEKPIQPITLDDLKITNKLLLESGADIREINIVRKHLSEIKGGRLAVKAGKAKYIVSLMISDVPGDNPEYIASGPTVPDSSTYIDAKNVLERYDLWDKVPESVRIVIEKGIRGEIEETPKHDHPVFRKTINKIIASNYTVLRKLSEYFRDKGYTPYILTTRLEGESSEVGKVLASIAMDISDRDLLGQKPLVLLLGGEPNVSLKGQRYGKGGRCQELVLSFLATTRGRRDLSIIAFDTDGVDGFSDAAGAYGDYEVWENMSKNRDSPWSYLREHNSYEFFRKYNGLIITGPTGTNVNIVVAVIIHGSKSSGQ from the coding sequence ATAGATAAGGAGTTTTATAGAGAAATAGTTAATGTAGCTATCAAAGTATCTGATCCGGAAAAAATTCTTCCACTCCATATTCGCCGAGACAATAATTGCTTATATATTGATAGTAGAAGGATCTGTCTTGAAAATGGAAAAATATATGTTGTAGGAGCTGGTAAAGCTAGTGGAAAAATGGCATTAGCTATTGAGAGAATACTGGGTAATCTAATAGAGAAAGGAGTTATTGCTATACCTTACTATATGTCTGACCTATACAAGCTTGAGAAAATACAATTAGTTGAAGCCGGTCACCCAATACCCAACGAGGGAAGTATTAAGGCGGCTGAGAAAATCCTAGATATAGCTGGGAAAGCAGGGGAAAACGATGTATTGATCAGTTTAATCAGTGGCGGCGGATCCGCTTTAATGGAGAAACCTATTCAGCCAATAACCCTAGATGACCTAAAAATAACAAACAAGCTTCTATTGGAGAGCGGCGCTGATATACGAGAAATAAATATTGTTCGAAAACATTTATCAGAAATAAAGGGTGGACGCTTAGCTGTTAAAGCAGGCAAGGCGAAATATATTGTATCATTAATGATAAGTGATGTGCCAGGAGATAATCCAGAATATATAGCATCAGGCCCCACAGTTCCTGATTCATCAACATATATTGATGCTAAAAACGTGTTAGAGAGATATGATTTATGGGATAAGGTTCCGGAAAGCGTTAGAATAGTTATTGAGAAAGGAATTCGCGGCGAAATAGAAGAAACCCCAAAACATGATCACCCAGTATTTAGGAAAACTATCAATAAGATTATAGCGTCAAACTATACTGTTCTAAGAAAGTTAAGCGAATACTTTAGAGATAAAGGATATACACCATATATTCTAACTACTAGGCTTGAAGGAGAAAGCTCCGAGGTCGGAAAAGTTCTTGCATCAATAGCTATGGATATAAGCGATAGAGACCTTTTAGGACAGAAACCTCTGGTTTTACTACTTGGTGGAGAACCAAATGTTAGTTTGAAGGGGCAGAGATACGGGAAAGGTGGTAGGTGCCAAGAACTTGTATTATCATTTTTAGCAACTACTAGGGGTAGGAGAGACTTATCTATAATTGCATTTGATACTGATGGAGTGGATGGTTTTTCAGATGCTGCAGGTGCTTACGGAGATTACGAGGTATGGGAAAATATGAGTAAAAACAGGGATTCTCCATGGAGTTATCTCAGAGAACATAATTCATACGAGTTTTTCAGGAAATATAACGGATTAATAATAACAGGGCCTACGGGGACTAATGTAAATATTGTTGTAGCAGTAATTATTCACGGATCAAAATCCTCGGGGCAATAA
- a CDS encoding GNAT family N-acetyltransferase, with product MEIVNLEQHHYASKEEIVAIWRCSICGYYMESNIQPKCPKHGVPMKLQEIRGSIPSSRFLVLGLLGRKEYEPRIVAYVRVDTPIPLMNRRLPNGKVEKMIREKVFPKEWFHPTFWPTALSERRNIISRYKYLKTTYGRRLARAIVGEEVSEQALKIANTAAARIARVVVHPDYRGDGLGVLSVKAAIEWIRERRIPEMKKRKHIVETIAMMARYNPFFEKAGFYYMWDTGSGRPVLMYPLTPEAEKRIREFLEKDPYAKMHGGKLYKSRYGTVEKMNGPIIIENLTKIYSSILDVKRLPPRLRDVLLAFGVERRVVEKYVLRNVNIVIEPGEIVVVVGASGAGKTTFLRMIIGAVQKELQSQDKYKPTEGTVKTPPNTRLQALLPGELEPSFGSETLLEHVTMKIGDPAAAVEVLNMVGLSDAVFYRARFAELSTGQKERAKLASLLAEKPNLLVIDELTAHLDTLTAQRVARKVGLLARKAGITLIVATNRSEIIETLNPDKIIYIGYGTAFPTKS from the coding sequence ATGGAAATAGTTAATCTTGAACAACACCATTATGCTAGTAAAGAAGAAATCGTTGCTATATGGAGATGTTCCATATGCGGATACTATATGGAGTCTAATATTCAGCCAAAATGTCCTAAACATGGAGTGCCCATGAAGCTCCAAGAGATCAGGGGAAGTATACCGAGTAGCAGGTTTCTAGTATTAGGGCTTCTAGGTAGAAAAGAATATGAGCCTAGAATAGTTGCTTATGTTAGAGTTGATACACCTATTCCATTAATGAATCGTAGATTACCTAATGGCAAAGTTGAGAAGATGATTAGAGAAAAAGTTTTCCCGAAGGAATGGTTTCACCCAACATTCTGGCCCACAGCATTATCTGAGAGAAGAAACATTATTTCTAGATACAAGTATTTAAAAACAACTTATGGTAGAAGGCTGGCAAGAGCTATTGTTGGCGAAGAGGTTAGTGAGCAAGCATTAAAGATCGCCAATACTGCAGCCGCAAGAATAGCTAGAGTAGTAGTTCATCCTGATTATAGAGGAGACGGGCTAGGAGTATTATCTGTGAAAGCAGCTATTGAATGGATAAGAGAGCGTAGAATACCTGAAATGAAGAAACGTAAACATATTGTTGAAACCATAGCTATGATGGCACGTTATAATCCATTCTTCGAGAAAGCCGGCTTCTATTATATGTGGGATACTGGGAGTGGGAGACCTGTTTTAATGTATCCATTAACACCAGAGGCGGAGAAGAGGATAAGAGAATTCCTAGAAAAAGATCCTTATGCTAAGATGCATGGCGGAAAACTGTATAAGTCTAGGTATGGTACTGTGGAAAAGATGAATGGCCCTATTATCATTGAAAACTTGACAAAAATATATTCTAGCATACTCGATGTTAAAAGACTGCCACCAAGACTTAGAGACGTATTATTAGCCTTCGGAGTTGAGAGAAGAGTTGTTGAGAAATATGTTTTGAGAAATGTGAACATAGTGATCGAGCCTGGCGAGATAGTCGTAGTAGTTGGTGCAAGTGGTGCTGGTAAAACAACTTTTCTAAGAATGATAATTGGAGCGGTTCAAAAAGAACTACAATCCCAAGACAAGTATAAGCCTACTGAAGGAACAGTTAAGACGCCGCCAAATACTAGGTTACAAGCCCTATTACCAGGCGAGCTGGAACCAAGTTTTGGCTCGGAAACACTATTAGAACATGTAACTATGAAAATAGGTGATCCTGCAGCTGCGGTAGAAGTATTAAATATGGTGGGGTTAAGCGATGCAGTATTCTATAGAGCAAGATTCGCAGAGTTATCAACCGGTCAGAAGGAGAGAGCAAAACTTGCAAGTCTCCTCGCAGAAAAACCTAACTTATTAGTGATTGATGAGCTCACAGCACATCTCGACACCTTAACAGCACAAAGAGTCGCTAGAAAAGTAGGTTTACTAGCTAGGAAGGCAGGTATAACTCTAATAGTAGCTACTAATAGAAGCGAAATAATAGAAACACTAAACCCGGACAAGATAATCTATATAGGTTATGGAACAGCATTTCCCACGAAATCCTAA
- a CDS encoding creatininase family protein, which yields MTLSRHNSISTHKNLHIAIIPTGSYEYHGEDLPLDTDSVIAEEIVSLCINNFKYEKNINIHIYPVLKYGYSIEWLKYPGTINVDPKIYLDLLDSIVDSIEKNISPAGYIFVNGHGGNYSLLEVFSRKKFYELKKPFIIIDIWRIASGYGLKYCHGCLFEQQLYSCLTSKSIKENYREEQICSSYNELLKGYIEELKIGGCGDINIEPCVFVNKICMLIGEAIKIIIDHS from the coding sequence TTGACATTGTCTAGACACAATAGTATTTCTACTCATAAAAACTTACATATAGCTATAATACCTACTGGTAGCTATGAGTATCACGGTGAAGATCTCCCACTTGATACTGATAGTGTTATAGCTGAAGAAATAGTTTCTCTATGCATTAACAATTTCAAGTATGAGAAGAATATAAATATACATATCTATCCTGTTCTAAAATATGGTTATTCCATAGAATGGCTTAAATATCCTGGAACGATCAATGTTGATCCTAAAATTTATTTAGACTTATTAGATTCCATAGTGGATTCCATAGAGAAGAACATTTCTCCAGCCGGCTACATATTTGTTAACGGGCATGGAGGAAACTATTCTCTCCTAGAAGTTTTCTCCCGTAAAAAATTCTACGAGTTAAAGAAACCATTTATCATAATTGATATATGGAGAATTGCTTCTGGGTATGGATTAAAATATTGTCATGGATGCTTGTTTGAACAACAACTATACAGTTGTTTAACTAGTAAATCAATAAAGGAAAATTATAGGGAAGAACAAATATGTTCTAGTTATAATGAACTACTTAAAGGATATATAGAAGAATTAAAGATCGGTGGTTGTGGAGATATCAATATTGAACCCTGTGTTTTTGTTAATAAGATCTGTATGCTTATTGGTGAGGCAATAAAAATTATTATTGATCACTCATAG
- a CDS encoding Maf family protein — MKILVLASSSQRRIELLRKLGADFIVIPPRITERIYDDPAKTVLENAFSKANYALVYAPENSIIIGMDTVIFSHELGVIGKPTTIEEATHILKLLRGKWHSVYTGVYIIEKNNLKYKSFIEETRVKMRNFSDEELTLYISSLEPLMKAGGYAIQGLGALLIETIVGDYYNVVGIPITKLYITLKKYFGVDLLREAVRKRVVGKTRTI; from the coding sequence ATGAAGATCCTTGTCCTAGCTAGTAGTAGTCAGCGAAGAATAGAATTGCTAAGAAAGCTTGGAGCAGACTTTATAGTTATCCCTCCAAGAATTACTGAGAGAATATATGATGACCCAGCTAAGACTGTATTAGAAAATGCGTTTTCAAAAGCTAACTATGCTCTAGTATATGCCCCTGAGAACTCGATCATTATTGGGATGGATACTGTAATTTTCTCTCACGAACTAGGAGTCATTGGTAAGCCTACAACAATTGAGGAAGCAACACATATACTTAAACTACTACGTGGAAAATGGCACTCCGTATATACTGGTGTATATATTATAGAAAAGAATAATCTCAAATACAAATCATTTATTGAAGAAACAAGAGTGAAAATGAGGAATTTCAGCGACGAAGAATTAACACTATATATTTCAAGCCTCGAACCACTCATGAAGGCAGGCGGTTATGCCATACAAGGACTGGGAGCATTGCTTATAGAAACAATTGTAGGCGACTACTACAACGTTGTAGGAATACCTATTACAAAACTCTACATCACGTTGAAGAAGTATTTCGGAGTAGACCTACTAAGGGAGGCGGTGAGGAAACGTGTTGTTGGAAAAACTAGAACCATATGA
- a CDS encoding radical SAM protein, which produces MLLEKLEPYEIFTLRPDAFWIWNNEEVKERLSWYYQVMINKKPAKFIIAKHIESPVNPYEVEDQRELWKIHDSLEKEFVKIYKEIRNDRLKLEELHKPKYSFLDVKIALAKSYLKNCRLCEWKCGVNRLSGRPGICMMDKDCIVHSYFHHMGEEAPLVPSGTIFYGGCNFRCVYCQNYDISQLYARHGERVDSRKLAIIQETLRKTGARNINHVGGEPTPHIPFIVESFKYLNINVPQLWNSNMYLSLEAMKIIKDLIDIWLPDFKYGNNQCAWRYSKARNYWEIITRNIKIAYQNGDMIIRHLVLPNHIECCTRKVLEWIAKNTPRALVNIMDQYRPEHLVAKYPEKFPEIARRPYRNEILEAYKIADELGILYKPIS; this is translated from the coding sequence GTGTTGTTGGAAAAACTAGAACCATATGAAATATTTACTCTGAGACCAGATGCGTTCTGGATATGGAATAACGAAGAAGTCAAAGAAAGGCTTTCTTGGTATTATCAAGTAATGATAAATAAGAAACCAGCAAAATTCATCATAGCTAAACATATAGAATCACCTGTTAACCCTTATGAAGTAGAGGATCAGAGGGAATTATGGAAAATACATGACAGTTTAGAAAAGGAATTCGTAAAAATCTATAAAGAGATAAGAAATGATCGATTGAAACTTGAAGAATTACATAAGCCCAAATATAGTTTTCTAGACGTTAAAATAGCATTAGCTAAATCATATCTTAAAAACTGTAGACTATGTGAGTGGAAATGCGGAGTAAATAGATTAAGCGGTAGACCAGGAATATGTATGATGGATAAAGACTGTATAGTCCACTCTTATTTCCATCACATGGGAGAAGAAGCCCCACTAGTACCTAGTGGGACAATATTTTATGGAGGATGTAATTTCAGATGCGTATATTGTCAAAACTATGATATAAGCCAATTATATGCTAGGCATGGTGAAAGAGTTGATTCGAGGAAACTGGCTATTATACAAGAGACTCTGAGGAAAACAGGTGCTAGAAACATTAACCATGTTGGGGGAGAACCGACTCCACATATACCCTTCATAGTTGAGAGCTTCAAATACTTAAACATTAATGTTCCACAACTATGGAATAGCAACATGTACTTGTCACTGGAAGCAATGAAGATCATAAAGGACCTAATAGATATATGGTTACCGGATTTCAAATATGGAAATAACCAGTGTGCTTGGAGATATTCTAAAGCTAGAAACTACTGGGAAATAATTACTAGAAACATAAAAATAGCTTATCAAAATGGAGACATGATAATTAGACACCTCGTTCTACCGAACCATATAGAATGTTGTACAAGAAAAGTTCTTGAATGGATAGCTAAAAACACTCCTAGAGCATTAGTGAACATAATGGACCAATATAGGCCTGAACACTTAGTCGCTAAATATCCCGAAAAATTCCCTGAGATAGCTAGGAGACCGTATAGAAATGAAATATTGGAAGCATATAAAATAGCTGATGAGCTAGGAATACTATATAAGCCAATATCATAG